TTGTAAAAACAATTTGTACAGCATGTTCTGTTGGTTGTGGTGTTATTGCAGAAGTTCAAAATGGTGTGTGGGTAAGACAAGAGGTAGCACAAGATCATCCAGTATCACTTGGAGGGCATTGTTGTAAAGGTGCCGATATGATTGATATGGTTAAATCTGAGGTTAGATTAAAATACCCAATGGTTAAGAAAAATGGTCAATGGCAAAGAATTTCATGGGATGAAGCTTTAAATAATATTGCATCAAAACTTGAAGATTTAAGACAAAAAGATGGTCCTGATTCAACAATGTTTTTAGGATCAGCAAAATTTAATAACGAGCAAGCATATTACTATAGAAAATTTGCTGCTATGTTTGGAACAAACAATATAGATCATCAAGCTAGAATTTGACATAGCTCAACAGTTGCCGGTGTGGCAAATACATGGGGTTATGGTGCTATGACAAATTCTTTGGGAGATATTCAAAACTCTAAAGCAATTATAATTTTTGGAGCAAATCCAGCGGTTAATCACCCAGTTGGTTTCCAACACTTTTTAAAAGCTAAAGAGAGAAACAATGCAAAGATTATTGTAGTAGATCCAAGATTTACTAAAACTGCTGCAAAAGCAGATTTATATGCACAAATTAGACCAGGTACTGATATTCCATTTATGTATGGAATGTTAAATATCATTTTTGAAAATGGTTGGCATGACAAAAACTTTATTAATGATAGAGTTTATGGTATGGAAGATATTATGGCAGAGGCTAAAAATTGGCCAATTGAAAGAGTTGCTGATGTAACAGGAGTTAAAGCTGATTTAATAGTTCAAATTACAAAACTTTATGCAGCATCAAAACCAGGAACTTTGGTATGGGCTATGGGATTAACTCAACATACAATAGGAACTTCAAATACAAGAATGGCACCAATTTTACAATTGGCTCTTGGAAATATGGGAGTTGCTGGTGGTGGAACTAATATTTTAAGAGGTCATGATAATGTTCAAGGTGCAACAGACTTTGGTTGTTTATCAGATTCACTTCCTGGATATTATGGTCTAGCTGAAGGTTCATGGAAATATTTTGCTTCTTCTTGGGGAGTTGATTTTGAGTGGCTTAAAGGAAGATTTAAAGATCCTTCTTGGATGGGTAAAAATGGATTTACACTTGCACGTTGGTGGGCTGGTGTTTTAGCCGGAAATGAAGGTGAAGATGCTATTCATAATGCTGGAACTAACCTAAAAGCACTTTTTGTAATGGGTAATGGAATTACTTCAACTGCTCAAACAAAAAAAGTAAAAGAGGCTTTAGATAAGTTAGAGTTAGCAGTATTTTGTGACCCATTTGTAAATGAGGGTGCAATTATTACTGATAAACAAGACGATGTTTATATTTTACCAGCAGCAACTCAGTTTGAAACAGCAGGATCTGTAACTGCAACAAATAGAAGTGGTCAATGGAGATATGAAGTTGTAAAACCTATGTATGAATCAAAACCTGATCAAGAAATCATGTTTGAATTAGCAAAAAGATTAGGATTTTACGAGCAATTAACTGCTGGAATGCAAAAAGGTAAAGATTTTGTTTGGCCAGAAGATGCAACAAATGAGATAGCAAGAATTATTAAAACTATTGGATTAACTGGATGGAGAGCTGAAAGACTTAAAAAACATACAGATAATTGGCATATGTTTGATGAGATTTCACTAGCTGGTTATGGTGATATGGCTGGTGAATACTATGGTTTACCATGGCCTTGTTGGAC
Above is a genomic segment from Aliarcobacter cryaerophilus containing:
- a CDS encoding formate dehydrogenase subunit alpha, whose product is MSANTYEALNAKVGRRSFLKMAAVSTAFGVTSSFASTVATRAATEEEIKNPFPGSKIVKTICTACSVGCGVIAEVQNGVWVRQEVAQDHPVSLGGHCCKGADMIDMVKSEVRLKYPMVKKNGQWQRISWDEALNNIASKLEDLRQKDGPDSTMFLGSAKFNNEQAYYYRKFAAMFGTNNIDHQARIUHSSTVAGVANTWGYGAMTNSLGDIQNSKAIIIFGANPAVNHPVGFQHFLKAKERNNAKIIVVDPRFTKTAAKADLYAQIRPGTDIPFMYGMLNIIFENGWHDKNFINDRVYGMEDIMAEAKNWPIERVADVTGVKADLIVQITKLYAASKPGTLVWAMGLTQHTIGTSNTRMAPILQLALGNMGVAGGGTNILRGHDNVQGATDFGCLSDSLPGYYGLAEGSWKYFASSWGVDFEWLKGRFKDPSWMGKNGFTLARWWAGVLAGNEGEDAIHNAGTNLKALFVMGNGITSTAQTKKVKEALDKLELAVFCDPFVNEGAIITDKQDDVYILPAATQFETAGSVTATNRSGQWRYEVVKPMYESKPDQEIMFELAKRLGFYEQLTAGMQKGKDFVWPEDATNEIARIIKTIGLTGWRAERLKKHTDNWHMFDEISLAGYGDMAGEYYGLPWPCWTEKHSGSPNLYDISKPVKFGGMGFRQNFGLEHEGQTLLTPKGSAPVGGVQDGGYPEITKENIESVLKITLTEDEKAKMGANWKVDKSNLIVEKCMEAGIAPYGNAKARAKVWQWADPIPKHREPLHTPRTDLIKDYPSFADKKDHWRVDTRYISEQTKQDWAKDFPTNLVTGRLVNLNGAGVENRASKYLARLTPEMFCDINPDLAGRHGIRNGSMMWIHSPNGTKIKVKAKYSYSVTPDRVFLPFHFAGIMEGVDLSHRYPTGTLPYAIGESANTVTNYGYDIVTQIPETKGGLCRVERA